Proteins encoded in a region of the Pseudomonas viciae genome:
- a CDS encoding (2Fe-2S)-binding protein, giving the protein MITLKLNGKDHQLDVTEDMPLLWAIRDVAGYNGTKFGCGMGLCGACTIHIDGAPARSCITPIGSVKGQDISTIDALHADPVGQIVQKAWLDTAVAQCGFCQGGQIMSATALLKTNPNPSDEQIEEAMVGNICRCGTYNRIKTAIRQASTHLKEVKA; this is encoded by the coding sequence ATGATTACCCTGAAACTCAATGGAAAAGACCATCAACTGGATGTGACCGAGGACATGCCACTGCTGTGGGCCATTCGGGACGTGGCCGGTTACAACGGCACCAAATTCGGCTGCGGCATGGGCCTGTGCGGTGCGTGCACCATCCACATCGACGGCGCCCCGGCGCGCAGTTGCATCACGCCGATTGGTTCGGTGAAAGGGCAGGACATCAGCACCATTGACGCGCTTCACGCTGATCCGGTTGGACAAATCGTCCAGAAGGCCTGGCTTGATACCGCCGTGGCCCAGTGCGGCTTTTGCCAGGGCGGGCAGATCATGTCCGCCACCGCCTTGCTCAAGACCAACCCCAACCCGAGCGATGAGCAGATCGAAGAAGCCATGGTTGGCAACATTTGCCGTTGTGGCACTTACAACCGGATCAAGACCGCGATCCGCCAGGCCTCCACTCACTTGAAGGAGGTCAAGGCATGA
- a CDS encoding XdhC family protein, whose amino-acid sequence MDSVDLNVLRSVLEWRRAGQRVVLFTVVQTWGTAPRPPGAMLALREDGVVIGSVSGGCVEDDLIARLHDGRIPADGPPVQLITYGVTREEAARFGLPCGGTLRLTEERVGDPQWVAELLERCEAHEIVARELTLDSGSVALTPASKTDALVFDGQVLRAIYGPRWRLLLIGAGQLSRYVAEMARLLDFEVLICDPRKEFVYGWEEQHGRFVSGMPDEAVLSIQTDERTAIVALTHDPRLDDMALLTALDSKAFYVGALGSRVNSRKRRDNLAQLGLSAEAIERLHGPIGLHIGSHTPAEIALSLLAEIVAIKNGVELRQKKPL is encoded by the coding sequence ATGGATAGCGTTGATCTGAACGTCCTGCGCAGCGTGCTTGAGTGGCGCCGCGCCGGGCAGCGGGTGGTGTTGTTCACCGTGGTCCAGACCTGGGGCACTGCGCCGAGGCCGCCGGGGGCGATGCTGGCCCTGCGCGAAGACGGCGTGGTGATTGGTTCGGTGTCGGGCGGTTGTGTCGAGGATGACTTGATCGCGCGACTGCACGACGGTCGCATTCCGGCAGACGGTCCGCCAGTGCAGCTCATCACCTATGGCGTCACCCGCGAGGAAGCGGCGCGCTTCGGTCTGCCATGTGGCGGTACCTTGCGCCTGACCGAAGAGCGGGTGGGGGATCCGCAATGGGTGGCCGAACTGTTGGAGCGTTGCGAAGCCCATGAAATTGTCGCCCGTGAACTGACGCTGGACAGCGGCAGCGTGGCGCTGACACCGGCCAGCAAAACCGACGCCTTGGTGTTCGATGGCCAAGTCCTGCGGGCTATCTATGGTCCACGTTGGCGGCTTTTACTGATCGGTGCCGGGCAACTGTCGCGTTACGTGGCGGAAATGGCCAGGCTGTTGGACTTTGAAGTGCTGATCTGCGATCCGCGCAAGGAGTTTGTCTATGGTTGGGAAGAGCAGCATGGTCGCTTTGTCTCGGGGATGCCCGACGAGGCGGTGTTGAGCATCCAGACCGACGAGCGCACGGCCATTGTGGCCTTGACCCATGATCCTCGCTTGGACGACATGGCGCTGCTCACGGCCCTGGATTCCAAGGCGTTTTATGTCGGCGCCCTGGGCTCGCGGGTCAACAGCCGGAAGCGCCGGGATAACCTGGCTCAGCTAGGCTTGTCTGCAGAGGCCATCGAGCGGTTGCATGGCCCGATCGGCCTGCACATTGGCAGCCACACCCCGGCGGAAATCGCCTTGTCGCTGCTGGCCGAAATCGTGGCGATCAAGAATGGCGTGGAGCTGCGGCAGAAAAAGCCGCTGTAG
- a CDS encoding xanthine dehydrogenase family protein molybdopterin-binding subunit: protein MSRLPNDFVLSNLSRRGFLKGASATGVLVLAASWGLPDAFAEEKKFGAEGMPHGAVDDPKVYVSIAADGRVTVICNRSEMGQGVRTSLSMVVADELDADWALVKVQQAPADEARFGNQDTDGSRSMRHWYEPMRRCGAAARTMLEQAAAAQWNVPVGECRAQLHKVVHQPSGRELGYGALAAAASALSVPAGDSLRLKQPSQFRYIGKEATRAIDGEDIVNGRAVFGADVHFDGMLYAVVARPPVYGGKVKTVDSSAALKVPGVVKVLQIEGRPLPSEFQPLGGVAVVAKNTWAAIKGREALKIEWDDGPNAGYDSIAYRKELEAAALTPGKVVRSTGDLDDALAKADSTLEAAYYLPHLSQSPMEPMVAVARFKDGQCEAWAPSQAPQVTRERLAERLGIPFDKVTVNITLLGGGFGRKSKPDFVLEAAVLAKEFAGQAVRVQWTREDDIHHSYFHTVSAEYLKAGLNQDGMPSGWLHRTVAPSITALFAPGMTHEAPFEVGMGVTNMAYAIPNMRMENPAATAHTRVGWYRSVSNIPHGFAIQSFIDELAHKAGQDPLKYQVKLLGPDRKIDPRTLSEEWNYGESPERYPIDTGRIRTVLETAAKAAGWGRKLPKGRGLGLAVHYSFVTYVAAVIEVEVKDDGTVIVHKADIAVDCGPQINPERIRSQFEGACVMGLGNAMVGEISFKDGKVQQDNFHMYEVAHMSLAPKEVAVHLVTPPGEVPLGGVGEPGVPPIAPALCNAIFAATGQRIRNLPVRYQLQGWQQAKA from the coding sequence ATGAGCCGTTTGCCCAATGATTTTGTGCTGAGCAACCTCAGCCGTCGTGGCTTCCTCAAAGGCGCGAGCGCCACCGGTGTGCTGGTGCTGGCCGCCAGTTGGGGGCTGCCGGATGCCTTTGCCGAAGAAAAGAAATTCGGCGCCGAGGGCATGCCCCATGGCGCGGTCGACGACCCGAAGGTGTACGTGAGCATCGCCGCTGATGGCCGCGTGACGGTGATCTGCAACCGTTCGGAAATGGGCCAGGGCGTACGCACCAGTCTGAGCATGGTGGTGGCCGATGAACTGGACGCCGATTGGGCGCTAGTCAAGGTGCAGCAGGCACCAGCTGATGAGGCGCGTTTCGGCAACCAGGACACTGATGGTTCGCGCAGCATGCGTCACTGGTACGAGCCGATGCGCCGTTGCGGCGCCGCCGCGCGAACCATGCTGGAGCAGGCCGCCGCCGCGCAGTGGAATGTCCCGGTGGGTGAATGTCGTGCCCAGTTGCACAAGGTCGTGCACCAGCCATCCGGTCGCGAACTGGGCTATGGCGCGTTGGCCGCCGCCGCCAGTGCCTTGTCGGTGCCTGCCGGTGACAGTTTGCGCCTCAAGCAGCCTTCGCAGTTTCGCTACATCGGCAAGGAAGCGACCCGGGCCATCGATGGCGAAGACATCGTCAACGGCCGCGCCGTGTTCGGTGCCGATGTGCATTTCGACGGCATGCTCTACGCCGTCGTGGCCCGTCCGCCGGTCTATGGCGGCAAGGTCAAGACCGTGGACAGCAGCGCTGCGCTGAAAGTACCGGGCGTGGTCAAAGTGCTGCAGATCGAAGGGCGCCCTTTGCCTTCGGAGTTCCAGCCCCTGGGCGGCGTGGCGGTGGTGGCGAAAAATACCTGGGCGGCGATCAAGGGCCGCGAGGCGCTGAAGATCGAATGGGACGACGGGCCGAATGCCGGTTATGACTCCATCGCCTATCGCAAGGAACTGGAAGCGGCTGCCCTTACTCCCGGCAAAGTCGTACGCAGCACCGGTGACCTTGACGACGCATTGGCCAAGGCCGATTCAACCCTGGAAGCGGCCTATTACCTGCCGCACCTGTCTCAGTCGCCGATGGAGCCGATGGTCGCCGTCGCCCGTTTCAAGGACGGCCAATGCGAAGCCTGGGCACCGAGCCAGGCGCCGCAGGTTACCCGCGAGCGCCTCGCCGAACGATTGGGCATCCCGTTCGACAAGGTCACGGTGAACATCACCTTGCTCGGCGGCGGTTTCGGGCGCAAGTCAAAGCCCGATTTCGTCCTCGAAGCGGCGGTGCTCGCCAAGGAGTTTGCGGGTCAGGCGGTACGGGTGCAATGGACCCGCGAGGATGACATTCATCACTCGTATTTCCACACCGTTTCGGCCGAATACCTGAAGGCCGGCCTGAATCAGGACGGCATGCCGTCCGGCTGGCTGCACCGTACCGTAGCCCCCAGCATCACTGCGTTGTTTGCGCCGGGCATGACCCACGAAGCACCGTTCGAAGTAGGCATGGGCGTGACCAATATGGCCTACGCGATCCCTAACATGCGCATGGAAAACCCCGCCGCCACCGCTCATACCCGGGTCGGCTGGTACCGCTCGGTGTCGAACATTCCTCACGGTTTTGCGATTCAGAGCTTCATCGACGAATTGGCCCACAAGGCCGGTCAGGATCCGCTGAAGTATCAGGTCAAATTGCTTGGCCCGGATCGCAAGATCGATCCGCGCACCTTGAGCGAAGAGTGGAACTACGGCGAGTCCCCTGAGCGTTATCCCATCGATACGGGGCGGATCCGCACCGTGCTGGAAACCGCGGCAAAGGCCGCCGGTTGGGGCCGCAAACTGCCCAAGGGCCGTGGTCTTGGACTGGCGGTGCATTACAGCTTCGTCACCTACGTGGCAGCGGTGATCGAGGTAGAGGTCAAGGATGATGGCACGGTGATCGTGCACAAGGCCGACATCGCCGTGGATTGCGGGCCGCAGATCAACCCCGAGCGCATCCGCTCACAGTTCGAAGGCGCATGCGTCATGGGCTTGGGCAATGCCATGGTGGGGGAGATCAGCTTCAAGGACGGCAAGGTCCAGCAAGACAACTTCCACATGTACGAAGTCGCGCACATGTCCCTCGCGCCCAAGGAGGTGGCTGTGCATCTGGTCACGCCACCGGGTGAGGTGCCGTTGGGCGGCGTCGGCGAACCCGGCGTGCCGCCGATTGCGCCGGCGCTGTGCAACGCGATTTTTGCCGCCACCGGCCAGCGCATCCGCAACCTGCCCGTGCGCTATCAGCTGCAAGGCTGGCAACAGGCCAAAGCCTGA